In the genome of Neovison vison isolate M4711 chromosome 3, ASM_NN_V1, whole genome shotgun sequence, one region contains:
- the ARHGEF4 gene encoding rho guanine nucleotide exchange factor 4 isoform X6 — MHSSSHHYSHPGGGGEQLAINELISDGSVVCAEALWDHVTMDDQELGFKAGDVIEVMDATNREWWWGRVADGEGWFPATFVRLRVNQDEPADEEALRAGDGEAEDGGAEAQSSKDQMRTNVINEILSTERDYIKHLRDICEGYIRQCRKRADMFSEEQLRTIFGNIEDIYRCQKAFVKALEQRFNRERPHMSELGACFLEHQADFQIYSEYCNNHPNACVELSRLTKLSKYVYFFEACRLLQKMIDISLDGFLLTPVQKICKYPLQLAELLKYTPPQHRDFKDVEAALHAMRNVAQLINERKRRLENIDKIAQWQSSIEDWEGEDLLVRSSELIYSGELTRVTQPQAKSQQRMFFLFDHQLIYCKKDLLRRDVLYYKGRVDMDGLEVVDLEDGKDRDLHVSVKNAFRLLCGATGESHLLCARKSEQKQRWLKAFAEEREQASPSPSCRESKPC; from the exons CTCATCAGTGATGGCAGTGTGGTCTGTGCTGAGGCACTCTGGGACCATGTCACCATGGATGACCAGGAACTGGGCTTCAAAGCTGGGGATGTCATCGAAGTAATGGATGCCACCAACAGAGAGTGGTGGTGGGGTCGTGTTGCCGACGGCGAGGGCTGGTTTCCAGCTACCTTTGTGCGG CTGCGGGTGAACCAGGACGAGCCCGCCGACGAGGAGGCTTTGCGGGCCGGAGACGGAGAGGCCGAGGATGGAGGGGCCGAGGCGCAGAGCAGCAAGGACCAGATGCGGACCAACGTCATCAACGAGATCCTCAGTACCGAGCGGGACTACATCAAGCACCTGCGCGACATCTGCGAG GGCTACATCAGGCAATGTCGCAAGCGCGCGGACATGTTCAGCGAAGAGCAGCTGCGCACCATTTTCGGGAACATTGAGGACATCTACCGGTGCCAAAAGGCGTTTGTGAAGGCGCTGGAGCAGAGGTTCAACAGGGAGCGCCCCCACATGAGCGAACTGGGCGCCTGCTTCCTGGAGCAC CAAGCAGACTTCCAGATCTACTCAGAGTACTGCAACAACCACCCCAATGCCTGTGTGGAGCTGTCCCGGCTCACCAAGCTCAGCAAGTACGTGTACTTCTTTGAGGCCTGCCGGCTGCTGCAGAAGATGATAGACATCTCACTGGACGGCTTCCTGCTGACACCAGTGCAGAAGATCTGCAAGTACCCTCTGCAGCTGGCTGAGCTACTCAAATACACACCCCCCCAGCACAG GGATTTCAAGGACGTGGAAGCAGCCTTACATGCCATGAGGAATGTGGCCCAGCTCATCAACGAACGGAAACGAAGGCTTGAAAACATTGACAAGATTGCTCAGTGGCAGAGCTCCATAGAGGACTGGGAG GGGGAAGATCTCCTGGTCAGGAGCTCAGAACTCATCTACTCGGGGGAGCTGACTCGTGTTACCCAGCCACAAGCTAAGAGCCAGCAGAGgatgttttttctctttgaccACCAGCTCATCTATTGCAAGAAG GACCTTCTCCGCCGGGATGTGCTGTACTATAAGGGCCGAGTGGATATGGATGGACTGGAGGTGGTGGATCTGGAGGATGGAAAAGACAGAGACCTCCACGTGAGTGTCAAGAATGCTTTCCGGCTGCTCTGCGGCGCCACAGGAGAGAgtcacctgctgtgtgccaggaagTCTGAGCAGAAACAGCGCTGGCTCAAGGCCTTCGCCGAGGAGAGGGAACAG GCTTCTCCATCACCGAGCTGCAGAGAAAGCAAGCCATGCTGA